A window of the Henckelia pumila isolate YLH828 chromosome 3, ASM3356847v2, whole genome shotgun sequence genome harbors these coding sequences:
- the LOC140891329 gene encoding pyrroline-5-carboxylate reductase, protein MANIVPIPADSYKLGFIGAGKLAESIARGVVKSGLLPGSQIRTAHHALSRRTAFESFGVKMLDHNKQVVEDSDVIIFSVKPQVVKDVVLQLRPLLSEKQLLVSVVAGIKLKDLQDWAGHSRFIRVMPNTPASVGLAASVVTLGPAASKDDGEIIGKLFGAIGKVWTADEKLFDAITGLSGSGPAYIYLAIEALADGGVAAGLPRELALGLASQTVLGAASMVVNAGKHPGQLKDDVASPGGTTIAGIHELEKAGFRGILMNAVVAASKRSRELSQS, encoded by the exons ATGGCAAACATTGTACCAATTCCAGCTGACTCCTACAAGCTTGGTTTTATCGGAGCTGGAAAACTGGCTGAGAGCATTGCCAGAGGTGTAGTGAAATCAGGATTGTTGCCTGGTTCCCAAATTCGAACTGCCCATCATGCCTTGTCTCGTCGAACTGCATTTGAATCTTTTGGCGTCAAAATGCTCGACCATAACAAGCAG GTGGTTGAAGACAGCGATGTGATCATATTCTCCGTTAAACCTCAAGTTG TTAAAGATGTGGTGCTGCAGTTAAGGCCACTTCTTTCAGAGAAGCAGCTCTTGGTATCCGTTGTTGCCGGAATCAAACTAAAAGATCTTCAG GATTGGGCGGGTCACAGTCGGTTTATCAGAGTAATGCCAAACACTCCAGCATCTGTTGGTTTGGCGGCATCAG TTGTAACCCTTGGACCAGCGGCAAGTAAGGATGACGGAGAAATAATTGGCAAGCTATTTGGAGCAATTGGCAAAGTGTGGACAGCAGATGAGAAACTATTTGATGCAATCACTGGCCTGAG TGGTAGTGGACCGGCATACATATATTTAGCAATAGAAGCTTTAGCTGATGGTGGTGTAGCTGCTGGCCTGCCTCGAGAACTGGCTCTTGGTCTAGCTTCACAAACT GTTTTAGGAGCAGCGTCAATGGTAGTCAACGCGGGGAAGCATCCTGGTCAGCTGAAAGATGATGTTGCATCACCTGGTGGCACAACCATAGCTGGTATTCACGAGTTGGAGAAGGCTGGTTTTCGTGGGATTCTGATGAATGCTGTTGTTGCTGCCTCAAAGCGAAGCCGAGAACTTTCTCAGAGCTAG